Proteins from one Setaria italica strain Yugu1 chromosome V, Setaria_italica_v2.0, whole genome shotgun sequence genomic window:
- the LOC101766813 gene encoding protein MIZU-KUSSEI 1, whose translation MTQPARRPTATTESVEIAFFGASSIPDPQSSPATPLPDIPFLHASTPPPPPPPAPVPQRQKHGKHRSRPGRLIRSVRAAFRSLPTIQAPSCRGMPSLHHLPGLYGPGGAVRSHFHGATHATGTLYGYRRARITVAFHESPGSPPCLLLDIAVPTAKFIQDVSAAGMAAPPRRLLDEPVWAAEVNGESVGYASRREMAERDERVMQMLHATSMGAGVLPADMSHPSDGELTYMRAHFDRVVGSKDAETYYMHNPEGGAAGPELTIFFIRT comes from the exons ATGACACAGCCTGCCCGGCGACCCACGGCCACCACGGAGAGCGTCGAGATCGCCTTCTTCGGCGCCTCCTCCATCCCCGACCCGCAGTCCTCGCCGGCCACCCCGCTCCCGGACATCCCGTTCCTGCACGCGTCgacgccgcccccgcctcctccgccggcgccggtgccgcaGAGGCAGAAGCACGGCAAGCACCGGTCGCGCCCGGGCCGCCTCATCCGGTCGGTGCGCGCCGCGTTCCGGTCGCTCCCGACCATCCAGGCCCCGTCCTGCCGCGGCATGCCGTCGCTGCACCACCTCCCGGGCCTCtacggccccggcggcgccgtcagGAGCCACTTCCACGGCGCCACGCATGCCACAGGGACGCTGTACGGCTACCGCAGGGCGCGCATCACCGTCGCGTTCCACGAGAGCCCCGGCAGCCCGCCGTGCCTGCTGCTGGACATCGCCGTGCCCACGGCCAAGTTCATCCAGGACGTGAGCGCGGCGGGGATG gcggcgccgccgcggcggctgctggACGAGCCGGTCTGGGCGGCGGAGGTGAACGGCGAGAGCGTCGGGTACGCGTCGCGGCGGGAGATGGCAGAGCGGGACGAGCGCGTGATGCAGATGCTCCACGCCACGTCCATGGGCGCCGGCGTGCTGCCGGCCGACATGTCCCACCCGTCCGACGGCGAGCTCACGTACATGCGCGCGCACTTCGACCGCGTGGTGGGGTCCAAGGACGCCGAGACGTACTACATGCACAACCCCGAGGGTGGCGCCGCCGGGCCGGAGCTCACCATCTTCTTCATTAGGACTTAG
- the LOC101761497 gene encoding protein DETOXIFICATION 27 has translation MDHGGEVEDCRASLLHGQAGKKEKRQAASASSAPAPGGSLGRRVYEESKQLWVIVGPAIFTRITNYSMNVIMQAFAGHLGDLELASVSFACTVLVGFNYGIMLGMASALETLCGQAFGARKYHMMGVYMQRSWIVLSVCAVLLLPMYLFAGDLLRLTGQPPEVSAMAGQVSLWFIPLHFSMAFLFPLQKFLQCQLKNSVVAITSAAALCFHVSVTWLFFSWFRFGLAGIALALSMSWWATALMLFAYVSCGGCPETWHGFSVEAFSGLWEFLKLSSASGVMLCLEHWYYRILIVLTGNLKDAAIAVDALTICLLINGCELMIPLAFFTGTGVRVANELGAGSGEGARFAAIVSSTTSLSIGIFFCALVMRLHGEIALLFTTSAAVLGAVDKLYVLLAFTILLNSVQPVLSGVAVGSGWQSKVAYVNIGCYYFVGLPMGILLKWHFNLGVVGIWGGMIGGTAIQTLILAIITARCDWEKEAMIASTRMSRLSQVQ, from the exons ATGGATCACGGAGGAGAAGTGGAGGATTGTAGGGCGTCGCTGCTGCACGGCCAGGCAGGGAAGAAGGAAAAACGgcaggcggcgtcggcgtcgtcggcgccggcgcctggcGGCAGCCTCGGGAGAAGGGTGTACGAGGAGTCGAAGCAGCTATGGGTGATCGTCGGGCCGGCCATCTTCACCCGCATCACCAACTACAGCATGAACGTGATCATGCAGGCCTTCGCCGGCCACCTCGGCGACCTCGAGCTCGCGTCCGTCTCCTTCGCCTGCACCGTCCTGGTCGGCTTCAACTACGGCATCATG CTCGGCATGGCGAGCGCGCTGGAGACGCTGTGCGGGCAGGCGTTCGGCGCGAGGAAGTACCACATGATGGGGGTGTACATGCAGCGGTCATGGATCGTGCTGTCCGTGTgcgccgtgctgctgctgcccatgTACCTGTTCGCGGGGGACCTGCTGCGGCTCACGGGGCAGCCGCCGGAGGTGTCGGCCATGGCGGGGCAGGTCTCCCTCTGGTTCATACCGCTGCACTTCTCCATGGCCTTCCTCTTCCCGCTGCAGAAGTTCCTGCAGTGCCAGCTGAAAAACTCCGTCGTCGCcatcacctccgccgccgcgctctgctTCCACGTCTCCGTCACCTGGCTCTTCTTCTCTTGGTTTCGGTTCGGGCTCGCCGGCATCGCGCTCGCGCTCAGCATGTCGTGGTGGGCGACGGCGCTGATGCTCTTCGCGTACGTTTCGTGCGGAGGCTGCCCGGAGACGTGGCACGGCTTCTCCGTCGAGGCGTTCTCCGGCTTATGGGAGTTTCTCAAGCTATCCTCTGCCTCCGGTGTGATGTTGTG CTTGGAGCATTGGTACTACAGAATACTTATAGTGCTGACCGGAAACCTCAAGGACGCGGCTATTGCAGTGGATGCACTCACCATCTG CCTGTTGATTAACGGATGCGAGCTGATGATTCCATTGGCTTTCTTCACGGGAACTGG AGTGCGTGTGGCCAACGAgctcggcgccggcagcggtgAAGGCGCGAGGTTTGCAGCGATCGTGTCGTCGACGACCTCCCTGTCGATCGGGATCTTCTTCTGCGCGCTGGTCATGCGCCTCCACGGCGAGATCGCGCTCCTCTtcaccaccagcgccgccgtgcTGGGTGCCGTCGACAAGCTCTACGTCCTCCTGGCTTTCACCATCCTCCTCAACAGCGTGCAGCCCGTGCTGTCTG GAGTGGCCGTTGGGTCCGGGTGGCAATCCAAGGTGGCCTACGTCAACATCGGCTGCTACTACTTCGTGGGCCTACCCATGGGCATCCTTCTCAAATGGCACTTCAACCTTGGCGTGGTG GGAATCTGGGGAGGCATGATCGGCGGAACCGCGATCCAGACACTCATCCTGGCCATCATAACCGCTCGCTGCGACTGGGAAAAGGAG GCCATGATCGCGAGCACGCGCATGTCAAGGTTATCGCAAGTGCAGTGA